AGCAGCTCACAAGAGCGGgcgaaggaaagagagaagtgGAGGGCATATTTGTTtgcgcgcgcagcacagcacacacgcgcgtgcacgtgagCAAAGAGCCATGAGCGCTGTCAACACGTCATCCCGGGATGAGGAAGAGGCAAACAAACAAACTTTCTCGGCTAAAACACCTAGCTAGAGGAGCTAAGACGGGCATGCCACGTTCTTTTTCTGGCGCAGCCTCCTCCCAGCACGGCACGCACTTGAGAAAAACTGAGACATGCACCAGCTTTTCGTACAACCCATCCAGAGCTCCTACAACCAGAAATCAAGACACCCGTCAACGGCACCACTGCGCGTCTCTGCAAGGGAAGCACCAAGACGGTTTTCCAATACATGTTCGCCCGTGAAATTCAGGAGCCGACGCGGCGCATCGCCCGCGCTGTTGGCTCGCGCTCCAGCAGAGGATGAACGGCGAGGAAGTGCTCTGCGTCCTGCAAATCGCGCTGCAAGAGATTAGCCCGCTTCGAGATGGAGTCCTGCTCTGCCCCACGTAGCAGAGAGGCGACGTCGCCACGGTGGTACTTCTTTCCATAAAAAAGACGGCACACCACCGAAGCCTCCTCAATCATGCACCGGGCGTtgtcccccctccactcAAATGGGTCTATGGGAAGGAGGCCGTCGCCTAACAACCCGACACGAAAGCGCACAGCCTCGTCCTTGATGGCGGGTGTGGTACTTGGTAGAGCGCAGACAGAGcggctccgctgctgcgacttTTGAATCATAGTTTTCAGCACCTCATGCATGTCATCCAGGCTTGCATCGAGCGACGAGTGCGTTGTGGCGCTGCGGACGAGTCGCCAAGCGCACTCGCCAGtactgctgcgccagcagtgcAAGGCGATGCCATTTCCCACCACAATTGACACATCGGACTGCTGGTCGAACAAGACGCTCGTGTCGCGGCGCTCGAGCCTGTACACGCCACGCTCCACGTCAAAGAGCACTGCCATTCTGTTTGGGTCTCGCGCAACTAGCATCTCGGCGAAGGGGGTGCCCTTTGCCATGGTGATGATGGCCTCCACGTTAGTGCTGAGACCGTAGTCCTTGCGCAAGCACCAGGTGTCACTGCCGTCGTTGTTGGCGTCAGCGCTGTGCGCCTCGGTCTCCCAGTCAATGGTGCCGCCAAACCGCAGAAACTCTGTGCGAAGGGTGCGCAGCAAGACGCCCTCTGTACACTGGTACGCCGATTCGCCGATCGCACAGCCAGGAAAAGATGACCCCTCACGAAGAGGTGTGAGGTCAGAGGATAGAAAGCGCCACCCGCGAGCGGGACGCAGTACCGAGAGCAGTTTTCTCTCGGTGCACCCCAAATCCGTCAGCAGCTTCACGGTTTGATCCGTCaacacgcagcgccgcatctCTGCGCGCTCGTACGACGGGCTTCGCCGCCGTTCGACGATCGTCACATTCGATTCTCGCCACCGCATGCCAATGCCCATGGCATACGTCCCGACGCAGCTTCCGACAAGGACGACATGACCCCACGGCTTGACAGCGTACATGAGCGCCACTGACTTaccaagagagggagagagcagagaaggagagagttACCGTGTGGCTTGTTGTTCTTCACGAGAGGGACGAGGAGACCCTCGTCGCACTCGTAGGCGGTGGCTTTTCCACCAAGGCGCTAGTGAGCCAGGTGAACAAGAAAGAAGGGAGTCACCGACACCGCGGACGAGGACAACAGCGTGTGTTGACGTCGCACGTACGGAAAACACCACCGAAGGCGCTCGAGGATGGTCAGCTGCTCTTCAGCGTAAAATTCAAAGCGTTGGTTTGACTGCTTCTGTGGGCTCTATGTACATGAACTTGACGGCGAGCGCGCCAATATCATCATGTGTCACCTCAGGCGCACCGCCCTTTGACAGTTTGAACGACCACCATCATGTACTCTTTGTTCGCGTCCGGTGCGACGAGAATGTCGACAGTGTCGCAGCTAATTCGCAGAAATGTCATCTCGTCCTTCCAGTCAATGGTTCGaacggtggaggtggtgaggTCGATGAACCCCTTCAACGTGTCAGCGTAGCGATGCGCCTCTCTGGAGCTCCCACGAAAGCCTGCAAAACTAAGCAGCCTCCCCTTCTGCGGCTCCATGATAAAGTAGCCCAGCACTCCTTTGTGGTGAGCAATGCGGTTCAGTGTGTCCTCCACATTCTGAAGGTGGGCCTcccgctccgctgccgaggGGTTGGCCTTGTTCATCGAGCTCTTCAGCACAAGTCACTGGGTAActaaggaggaggaggcaaggGCGGGAGAGCGTAGAAGAAATGAGAAGCAATTCATGAGCGCACAGGATGCCATCCGCAAGCATACACGAGCAAAgagtcccccacccccatacaaacacacacggcgCACATAGCCACACACAGCGCCTGACGGAGCAGGCGCGGACGACCACACACTGCTAGAGAATCATGCTGTTCGTAGAATGCTCAACAACGGATTCAGGGAAGCTGAGGCGCAAGTCCCTTATTCATTGCatttgtgtgcgtgtgcgctttgTACGTCCATCGCACGGGGAACAGAGAGCAATTGAAAGACatgaaaaaaagaaaatacatgcacacaagaGCACGCAGGCTTCAATGTACATCTTCTCGCCAGACATACTCACCTGTATCATACATCAATAACGCCATGCAAGAGAACTTACTAGCGCGTCTGCTTCGACACAACAGCAAAGGACGGGAACGTACGCTCCCGCAGACGATCCACCTCGCGCTTCAGCCGCACTAGTTCTTCCTGCTGTGACCGAGCCAGCTCCTCTAGCTCGCTGGTGGCAAAAATCTCTTTGAcccgcgcagcacgtgcgtgcgagcCGTCCGCGCGCGTCTCAATCAGGCGGTACACTGCCCCGTTGGCGCGCACTGTGTCGTCGAGGTCGTCGCACTGGGCACCAACGATGGTGTTCTCTGTCACGCGCTCAGCAATCTGGTTCTTCAGCTGGCGCACGACGCCCCTCAGCTCCTCTACTTTTCGACTCATGTTCGTCTCCACCAGATCCATGTGGCGCTGAATATGCGCGAGCGTCTTCTCCTCCGACAAGTCCACGTCGCCGTTCAGCCACTCCTGCATCTGGCGAGTGACACGAAGGGTATGCAGCTGTCGCagctccagctgcagcgtcccCGCGCAGTACCTAagccgctccctctcccactccAGCAGCTTCATCAGCTTTCGGCGCGCAAACACCTTGTTGAGGAGCGCGCGGCTCTCCGCGTCGCTTTGGAGGATGAGATCGTTGTACTGGGCCACGTcgtcgcgccaccgcaggTTGGAGGACGAAAaagccgtcgccgtcgtggcacTCTCGTCTTGGATTTGGCCCTGGTGCAGTCGACACAAGGCGTGGACGTCGAGAAGACGCGTCACTGAGTTGTCGCGGACGGCGTCCATCTCCTCCCCTGCGGCATCTATCTGATGCACAATGAGCTtgcagtgccgctgcgcctcttgAAAGTCCTCAGCAGCTCGCTGCACCTCTGACTCGGCCCCGTCAACCAGTTGCTGCAACTTAGCTACCGTCTGGCAATGCTCGCAGAAAGCTGTCCACTGCTCCGTCGTGCAGTCTGGTGCGGGCGTGTCGGCGTCTGGTAGCGGCGCCTTGCCCTCCTcgaagcgccgctgccatcgcaCAAAGCGCCGGTGCAGCTTCTCGCCTATCGCCCTGTCGTCAAAGGGTGACAAGGCCCTGGCGCTTGCCGCGTAGCTGTCCGTTTTGCTCTCTGCGGCGGTCAGCCGAGCCTGCGCTGCAGTCAGCACGCGCTTCTGTTGCGCTGCAATCGACTCTGCGCCGGTCAGCCCGTCACGGAGAGCCTCTCGTTTGCGAGCCAAGGATCGATGCTGTCGATaggcggcgctgacgcaCAGCCGATGCTGAAAGAGTAGggcgagctgcagctccgcctcgtcaACTTCCTCGGCTGTGCTCAGCCGGAACTGACGAATCTGACGAAGCTGCTTGTCtagcgtcgccgccgtttcCCGGTTCttgtcctgcagcgccttgaACTCGCCCCGGAGCGCCTCCCTCTTTGCCTCGACGAACTCGTTCTCTTCCTTGAGTCTCTTCGCGTAGGCCTCGAAGATGCGCGTCTGCTCCTCCGTGCGCTCCTCTGGCGGGACGAAGGTGTCGCGCGTGTCGTCTGCGAAGTCTGGCAACGGCACCTGCACCtccagccgctccacctccttttcCAGGCCGTCCATCCACAAGTGCAAGGCCGCTTCATCCACCGGAGACACAACAACTGTCCCCTTAGAAGGCGCGATCAGTGCCTGCGCCTCGGCGCTCAGCTCCTTGTCCTCGACAACGAATAGTGAGTTGGGGCTCTCCCCGGTGTCGACAACCGCCGAGAAGAGCTGTGCGGGAAGGCTACCCAACTGCTTTCCAATCGTAatgcagcgctgcgtgcgctcctccacctgcaTGACGGACT
This genomic stretch from Leishmania mexicana MHOM/GT/2001/U1103 complete genome, chromosome 30 harbors:
- a CDS encoding putative dynein-associated protein, whose product is MNKANPSAAEREAHLQNVEDTLNRIAHHKGVLGYFIMEPQKGRLLSFAGFRGSSREAHRYADTLKGFIDLTTSTVRTIDWKDEMTFLRISCDTVDILVAPDANKEYMMVVVQTVKGRCA